A region of Vitis vinifera cultivar Pinot Noir 40024 chromosome 13, ASM3070453v1 DNA encodes the following proteins:
- the LOC100854556 gene encoding putative disease resistance RPP13-like protein 1 isoform X3 → MAGFVGEAVLSGFIQKLVDMVASPELWKYAREEQVDSELNEWKKILMKIYAVLHDAEDKQMTNPLVKMWLHDLRDLAYDVEDILDEFATQALRRNLIVAQPQPPTGTVQSIFSSLSTSLTLSAAWSNLSMGSKIEEITARLQDISAQKKHLDLRDVSAGWSGRKRLRRLPSTSLVIESRIYGRETEKAAILAMLLKDDPSDDEVCVIPIVGMGGIGKTTLAQLAFNDDKVKDHFNLRAWVCVSDDFDVLRVTKTILQSLSPHTRYANNLNLLQIELREKLYRKKFLLILDDVWNENFDEWDILCMPMRAGASGSKLIVTTRNKGVVSVTGTCSAYPLQELSYDDCLSLFTRQALGARNFDAYPHLKEVGEEIVRRCKGLPLAAKALGGMLRNQLNRRAWEDILKSKIWDLPEEKSHILPALKLSYHHLPSHLKRCFAYCSIFPKDYEFDKDELILLWMAEGFLQQLKGDNQPEKLGCEYFDDLFSRSFFQQSTQNSSQFLMHDLINDLAQSISGDICFNFDDELENNKQSTAVSEKARHLSFNRQRYEMMRKFEAFHKAKCLRTLVALPLTTFSTYFISSKVLDDLLKEMKCLRVLSLSGYFISEMLPNSIGGLKHLRYLNLSDSLMNRLPDSVGHLYNLQTLILRNCYRLVELPMGIGGLINLRHVDISGAVQLQEMPPQMGNLTNLQTLSDFIVGKGSRSGVEELKNLLGLQGKLSISGLHNVVDIQDARSVNLQKKQNIKELTLKWSSDFGESRNKMNERLVLEWLQPHRNLEKLTIAFYGGPNFPSWIKNPSFPLMTHLVLKNCKICTSLPALGQLSLLKNLHIEGMSEVRTIDEDFYGGIVKSFPSLEFLKFENMPTWKDWFFPDADEQVGPFPFLRELTIRRCSKLGFASLGELSLEECEGVVFRSGVDSCLETLAIGRCHWLVTLEEQMLPCKLKILKIQDCANLEELPNGLQSLISLQELKLERCPKLISFPEAALSPLLRSLVLQNCPSLICFPNGELPTTLKHMRVEDCENLESLPEGMMHHKSSSTIQRDNAW, encoded by the exons atggctGGTTTTGTTGGAGAAGCCGTTTTGTCTGGGTTCATTCAGAAGTTGGTCGACATGGTCGCCTCGCCGGAGCTGTGGAAGTACGCACGTGAAGAGCAAGTGGATTCTGAACTGAACGAGTGGAAGAAAATATTGATGAAGATCTACGCAGTGCTCCATGACGCGGAGGACAAGCAGATGACAAACCCCCTGGTGAAGATGTGGCTACACGACCTCAGAGACTTGGCTTATGATGTAGAGGACATCTTGGATGAATTCGCCACCCAAGCTTTGCGACGCAACTTGATCGTGGCTCAACCCCAACCGCCCACTGGTACTGTTCAGagcattttctcttctttgtcTACTAGTCTCACTTTGAGTGCTGCTTGGTCCAATTTAAGTATGGGTTCCAAGATAGAGGAGATCACTGCCAGATTGCAAGATATTTCAGCCCAAAAAAAGCACCTGGATTTAAGAGATGTTTCTGCTGGTTGGTCTGGTAGAAAGAGACTACGGAGACTGCCATCCACTTCTTTGGTGATAGAATCTCGTATTTACGGCAGGGAAACAGAAAAAGCAGCCATACTTGCCATGCTGCTCAAGGATGATCCAAGTGATGATGAAGTCTGCGTGATCCCTATCGTCGGCATGGGAGGTATAGGCAAAACTACTCTTGCTCAACTTGCGTTTAATGACGATAAAGTGAAGGATCATTTTAATTTGCGAGCTTGGGTCTGTGTTTCCGATGATTTTGATGTTTTGAGGGTGACCAAAACTATTCTGCAATCACTTTCTCCACATACACGTTATGCCAACAATCTTAATTTGCTTCAGATTGAGCTCAGGGAGAAACTTTACCGGAAGAAATTTCTTCTTATCTTGGACGACGTTTGGAATGAGAATTTTGATGAATGGGATATTTTGTGCATGCCGATGAGAGCCGGAGCGTCAGGTAGTAAGCTTATTGTCACAACCCGTAATAAAGGGGTTGTATCTGTTACCGGAACTTGTTCAGCTTATCCCCTTCAGGAGTTATCATATGATGATTGTCTATCTTTATTCACCCGACAAGCATTAGGGGCAAGAAACTTTGATGCTTATCCACACCTGAAAGAAGTTGGAGAGGAGATAGTCAGAAGGTGCAAAGGCTTGCCTTTGGCAGCAAAGGCGCTTGGTGGCATGTTGCGCAATCAACTAAATCGCAGAGCATGGGAAGATATATTAAAAAGCAAGATATGGGATCTCCCGGAGGAGAAAAGTCATATTCTTCCGGCCCTCAAGCTAAGCTACCATCATCTTCCTTCTCATTTGAAGCGGTGTTTTGCTTATTGCTCGATATTTCCAAAAGACTATGAATTCGACAAAGATGAATTAATCCTATTATGGATGGCAGAAGGTTTTCTGCAACAACTAAAGGGAGACAACCAGCCTGAGAAGTTAGGTTGTGAGTACTTTGATGATTTATTCTCAAGGTCATTTTTTCAACAGTCAACTCAAAATTCATCTCAATTTTTAATGCATGATCTTATTAACGATCTAGCTCAATCTATTTCCGGAGACatatgctttaattttgatgatgagtTAGAGAATAATAAGCAATCCACGGCTGTTTCAGAGAAGGCTCGTCATTTGTCATTCAATCGTCAACGTTACGAGATGATGAGAAAATTCGAAGCGTTTCATAAGGCTAAGTGTTTGCGGACGTTAGTTGCTTTGCCACTCACTACATTTTCTACATATTTCATTTCAAGTAAGGTGCTAGATGaccttttaaaagaaatgaaatgttTGCGGGTATTGTCATTAAGCGGTTATTTCATAAGTGAGATGTTACCAAATTCCATAGGCGGTTTGAAACATCTGCGCTATTTGAATTTATCTGATTCTTTGATGAATAGGTTACCCGATTCAGTGGGTCATCTTTATAATTTGCAAACACTGATATTACGCAATTGCTATAGACTTGTTGAGTTGCCTATGGGAATTGGAGGCCTCATCAACCTTCGACATGTTGATATTTCTGGTGCAGTTCAACTACAGGAGATGCCCCCTCAAATGGGAAACTTAACCAATTTGCAAACATTATCCGACTTTATTGTGGGCAAAGGTAGCAGGTCGGGTGTCGAAGAATTAAAGAATTTGTTGGGTCTCCAAGGAAAGCTTTCCATTTCAGGGTTGCATAATGTGGTAGATATTCAAGATGCAAGGAGTGTTAATTTACAGAAGAAGCAGAACATCAAAGAGTTAACACTGAAATGGAGCAGTGATTTTGGTGaatcaagaaataaaatgaatgagagGCTTGTTTTAGAGTGGCTACAACCTCATAGAAATCTGGAAAAGCTCACCATTGCATTCTATGGTGGACCAAACTTTCCAAGTTGGATAAAGAATCCCTCATTCCCTTTAATGACACACTTGGTTCTCAAGAATTGCAAGATATGCACATCGTTACCGGCTCTCGGCCAATTATCCTTACTCAAAAACTTGCATATCGAAGGGATGAGTGAAGTTAGAACCATAGATGAGGACTTTTATGGAGGGATTGTCAAGTCTTTTCCATCCTTGGAGTTTCTGAAGTTTGAAAATATGCCAACATGGAAAGATTGGTTTTTTCCAGATGCAGATGAACAAGTGGGACCATTTCCATTCCTTCGAGAACTTACAATAAGGAGATGCTCAAAGCTAG GATTTGCATCTCTTGGTGAATTAAGTTTAGAAGAATGTGAAGGGGTGGTGTTCAGAAGTGGGGTTGATAGTTGTCTTGAGACATTAGCTATTGGACGGTGTCACTGGCTTGTAACGTTGGAGGAGCAAATGCTACCTTGcaaacttaaaattttgaaaatacaaGACTGTGCTAACCTGGAGGAGCTGCCAAACGGATTGCAAAGTCTCATATCTCTCCAAGAGTTGAAATTAGAGAGGTGCCCCAAACTGATTTCATTTCCAGAGGCCGCTTTGTCACCCTTGCTCAGATCTCTGGTGCTGCAGAACTGCCCATCTCTCATATGCTTTCCAAATGGTGAGCTGCCCACCACGCTCAAGCATATGAGGGTTGAAGATTGTGAAAATTTGGAGTCTCTACCAGAGGGAATGATGCACCACAAGTCCTCTTCCACT ATTCAGAGGGATAATGCTTGGTAG
- the LOC100854556 gene encoding putative disease resistance RPP13-like protein 1 isoform X2 produces the protein MAGFVGEAVLSGFIQKLVDMVASPELWKYAREEQVDSELNEWKKILMKIYAVLHDAEDKQMTNPLVKMWLHDLRDLAYDVEDILDEFATQALRRNLIVAQPQPPTGTVQSIFSSLSTSLTLSAAWSNLSMGSKIEEITARLQDISAQKKHLDLRDVSAGWSGRKRLRRLPSTSLVIESRIYGRETEKAAILAMLLKDDPSDDEVCVIPIVGMGGIGKTTLAQLAFNDDKVKDHFNLRAWVCVSDDFDVLRVTKTILQSLSPHTRYANNLNLLQIELREKLYRKKFLLILDDVWNENFDEWDILCMPMRAGASGSKLIVTTRNKGVVSVTGTCSAYPLQELSYDDCLSLFTRQALGARNFDAYPHLKEVGEEIVRRCKGLPLAAKALGGMLRNQLNRRAWEDILKSKIWDLPEEKSHILPALKLSYHHLPSHLKRCFAYCSIFPKDYEFDKDELILLWMAEGFLQQLKGDNQPEKLGCEYFDDLFSRSFFQQSTQNSSQFLMHDLINDLAQSISGDICFNFDDELENNKQSTAVSEKARHLSFNRQRYEMMRKFEAFHKAKCLRTLVALPLTTFSTYFISSKVLDDLLKEMKCLRVLSLSGYFISEMLPNSIGGLKHLRYLNLSDSLMNRLPDSVGHLYNLQTLILRNCYRLVELPMGIGGLINLRHVDISGAVQLQEMPPQMGNLTNLQTLSDFIVGKGSRSGVEELKNLLGLQGKLSISGLHNVVDIQDARSVNLQKKQNIKELTLKWSSDFGESRNKMNERLVLEWLQPHRNLEKLTIAFYGGPNFPSWIKNPSFPLMTHLVLKNCKICTSLPALGQLSLLKNLHIEGMSEVRTIDEDFYGGIVKSFPSLEFLKFENMPTWKDWFFPDADEQVGPFPFLRELTIRRCSKLGIQLPDCLPSLVKLDIFGCPNLKVPFSGFASLGELSLEECEGVVFRSGVDSCLETLAIGRCHWLVTLEEQMLPCKLKILKIQDCANLEELPNGLQSLISLQELKLERCPKLISFPEAALSPLLRSLVLQNCPSLICFPNGELPTTLKHMRVEDCENLESLPEGMMHHKSSSTIQRDNAW, from the exons atggctGGTTTTGTTGGAGAAGCCGTTTTGTCTGGGTTCATTCAGAAGTTGGTCGACATGGTCGCCTCGCCGGAGCTGTGGAAGTACGCACGTGAAGAGCAAGTGGATTCTGAACTGAACGAGTGGAAGAAAATATTGATGAAGATCTACGCAGTGCTCCATGACGCGGAGGACAAGCAGATGACAAACCCCCTGGTGAAGATGTGGCTACACGACCTCAGAGACTTGGCTTATGATGTAGAGGACATCTTGGATGAATTCGCCACCCAAGCTTTGCGACGCAACTTGATCGTGGCTCAACCCCAACCGCCCACTGGTACTGTTCAGagcattttctcttctttgtcTACTAGTCTCACTTTGAGTGCTGCTTGGTCCAATTTAAGTATGGGTTCCAAGATAGAGGAGATCACTGCCAGATTGCAAGATATTTCAGCCCAAAAAAAGCACCTGGATTTAAGAGATGTTTCTGCTGGTTGGTCTGGTAGAAAGAGACTACGGAGACTGCCATCCACTTCTTTGGTGATAGAATCTCGTATTTACGGCAGGGAAACAGAAAAAGCAGCCATACTTGCCATGCTGCTCAAGGATGATCCAAGTGATGATGAAGTCTGCGTGATCCCTATCGTCGGCATGGGAGGTATAGGCAAAACTACTCTTGCTCAACTTGCGTTTAATGACGATAAAGTGAAGGATCATTTTAATTTGCGAGCTTGGGTCTGTGTTTCCGATGATTTTGATGTTTTGAGGGTGACCAAAACTATTCTGCAATCACTTTCTCCACATACACGTTATGCCAACAATCTTAATTTGCTTCAGATTGAGCTCAGGGAGAAACTTTACCGGAAGAAATTTCTTCTTATCTTGGACGACGTTTGGAATGAGAATTTTGATGAATGGGATATTTTGTGCATGCCGATGAGAGCCGGAGCGTCAGGTAGTAAGCTTATTGTCACAACCCGTAATAAAGGGGTTGTATCTGTTACCGGAACTTGTTCAGCTTATCCCCTTCAGGAGTTATCATATGATGATTGTCTATCTTTATTCACCCGACAAGCATTAGGGGCAAGAAACTTTGATGCTTATCCACACCTGAAAGAAGTTGGAGAGGAGATAGTCAGAAGGTGCAAAGGCTTGCCTTTGGCAGCAAAGGCGCTTGGTGGCATGTTGCGCAATCAACTAAATCGCAGAGCATGGGAAGATATATTAAAAAGCAAGATATGGGATCTCCCGGAGGAGAAAAGTCATATTCTTCCGGCCCTCAAGCTAAGCTACCATCATCTTCCTTCTCATTTGAAGCGGTGTTTTGCTTATTGCTCGATATTTCCAAAAGACTATGAATTCGACAAAGATGAATTAATCCTATTATGGATGGCAGAAGGTTTTCTGCAACAACTAAAGGGAGACAACCAGCCTGAGAAGTTAGGTTGTGAGTACTTTGATGATTTATTCTCAAGGTCATTTTTTCAACAGTCAACTCAAAATTCATCTCAATTTTTAATGCATGATCTTATTAACGATCTAGCTCAATCTATTTCCGGAGACatatgctttaattttgatgatgagtTAGAGAATAATAAGCAATCCACGGCTGTTTCAGAGAAGGCTCGTCATTTGTCATTCAATCGTCAACGTTACGAGATGATGAGAAAATTCGAAGCGTTTCATAAGGCTAAGTGTTTGCGGACGTTAGTTGCTTTGCCACTCACTACATTTTCTACATATTTCATTTCAAGTAAGGTGCTAGATGaccttttaaaagaaatgaaatgttTGCGGGTATTGTCATTAAGCGGTTATTTCATAAGTGAGATGTTACCAAATTCCATAGGCGGTTTGAAACATCTGCGCTATTTGAATTTATCTGATTCTTTGATGAATAGGTTACCCGATTCAGTGGGTCATCTTTATAATTTGCAAACACTGATATTACGCAATTGCTATAGACTTGTTGAGTTGCCTATGGGAATTGGAGGCCTCATCAACCTTCGACATGTTGATATTTCTGGTGCAGTTCAACTACAGGAGATGCCCCCTCAAATGGGAAACTTAACCAATTTGCAAACATTATCCGACTTTATTGTGGGCAAAGGTAGCAGGTCGGGTGTCGAAGAATTAAAGAATTTGTTGGGTCTCCAAGGAAAGCTTTCCATTTCAGGGTTGCATAATGTGGTAGATATTCAAGATGCAAGGAGTGTTAATTTACAGAAGAAGCAGAACATCAAAGAGTTAACACTGAAATGGAGCAGTGATTTTGGTGaatcaagaaataaaatgaatgagagGCTTGTTTTAGAGTGGCTACAACCTCATAGAAATCTGGAAAAGCTCACCATTGCATTCTATGGTGGACCAAACTTTCCAAGTTGGATAAAGAATCCCTCATTCCCTTTAATGACACACTTGGTTCTCAAGAATTGCAAGATATGCACATCGTTACCGGCTCTCGGCCAATTATCCTTACTCAAAAACTTGCATATCGAAGGGATGAGTGAAGTTAGAACCATAGATGAGGACTTTTATGGAGGGATTGTCAAGTCTTTTCCATCCTTGGAGTTTCTGAAGTTTGAAAATATGCCAACATGGAAAGATTGGTTTTTTCCAGATGCAGATGAACAAGTGGGACCATTTCCATTCCTTCGAGAACTTACAATAAGGAGATGCTCAAAGCTAGGTATACAGTTGCCTGATTGCCTACCTTCTCTGGTTAAACTTGATATCTTTGGGTGTCCAAATTTGAAAGTTCCCTTTTCAGGATTTGCATCTCTTGGTGAATTAAGTTTAGAAGAATGTGAAGGGGTGGTGTTCAGAAGTGGGGTTGATAGTTGTCTTGAGACATTAGCTATTGGACGGTGTCACTGGCTTGTAACGTTGGAGGAGCAAATGCTACCTTGcaaacttaaaattttgaaaatacaaGACTGTGCTAACCTGGAGGAGCTGCCAAACGGATTGCAAAGTCTCATATCTCTCCAAGAGTTGAAATTAGAGAGGTGCCCCAAACTGATTTCATTTCCAGAGGCCGCTTTGTCACCCTTGCTCAGATCTCTGGTGCTGCAGAACTGCCCATCTCTCATATGCTTTCCAAATGGTGAGCTGCCCACCACGCTCAAGCATATGAGGGTTGAAGATTGTGAAAATTTGGAGTCTCTACCAGAGGGAATGATGCACCACAAGTCCTCTTCCACT ATTCAGAGGGATAATGCTTGGTAG
- the LOC100854556 gene encoding putative disease resistance RPP13-like protein 1 isoform X1 produces MAGFVGEAVLSGFIQKLVDMVASPELWKYAREEQVDSELNEWKKILMKIYAVLHDAEDKQMTNPLVKMWLHDLRDLAYDVEDILDEFATQALRRNLIVAQPQPPTGTVQSIFSSLSTSLTLSAAWSNLSMGSKIEEITARLQDISAQKKHLDLRDVSAGWSGRKRLRRLPSTSLVIESRIYGRETEKAAILAMLLKDDPSDDEVCVIPIVGMGGIGKTTLAQLAFNDDKVKDHFNLRAWVCVSDDFDVLRVTKTILQSLSPHTRYANNLNLLQIELREKLYRKKFLLILDDVWNENFDEWDILCMPMRAGASGSKLIVTTRNKGVVSVTGTCSAYPLQELSYDDCLSLFTRQALGARNFDAYPHLKEVGEEIVRRCKGLPLAAKALGGMLRNQLNRRAWEDILKSKIWDLPEEKSHILPALKLSYHHLPSHLKRCFAYCSIFPKDYEFDKDELILLWMAEGFLQQLKGDNQPEKLGCEYFDDLFSRSFFQQSTQNSSQFLMHDLINDLAQSISGDICFNFDDELENNKQSTAVSEKARHLSFNRQRYEMMRKFEAFHKAKCLRTLVALPLTTFSTYFISSKVLDDLLKEMKCLRVLSLSGYFISEMLPNSIGGLKHLRYLNLSDSLMNRLPDSVGHLYNLQTLILRNCYRLVELPMGIGGLINLRHVDISGAVQLQEMPPQMGNLTNLQTLSDFIVGKGSRSGVEELKNLLGLQGKLSISGLHNVVDIQDARSVNLQKKQNIKELTLKWSSDFGESRNKMNERLVLEWLQPHRNLEKLTIAFYGGPNFPSWIKNPSFPLMTHLVLKNCKICTSLPALGQLSLLKNLHIEGMSEVRTIDEDFYGGIVKSFPSLEFLKFENMPTWKDWFFPDADEQVGPFPFLRELTIRRCSKLGFASLGELSLEECEGVVFRSGVDSCLETLAIGRCHWLVTLEEQMLPCKLKILKIQDCANLEELPNGLQSLISLQELKLERCPKLISFPEAALSPLLRSLVLQNCPSLICFPNGELPTTLKHMRVEDCENLESLPEGMMHHKSSSTVSKNTCCLEKLWIKNCSSLKFFPTGELPSTLELLCIWGCANLESISEKMSPNGTALEYLDIRGYPNLKILPECLTSLKELHIEDCGGLECFPKRGLSTPNLMHLRIWRCVNLRSLPQQMKNLTSVHTLSIRGFPGVESFLEGGLPPNLTSLYVGLCQNLKTPISEWGLLTLTSLSELSICGVFPNMASFSDEESLLPPSLTYLFISELESLTTLALQNLVSLTELGIDCCCKLSSLELPATLGRLEITGCPIIKESCLKEKGGYWPNFSHIPCIQIDGSYIH; encoded by the exons atggctGGTTTTGTTGGAGAAGCCGTTTTGTCTGGGTTCATTCAGAAGTTGGTCGACATGGTCGCCTCGCCGGAGCTGTGGAAGTACGCACGTGAAGAGCAAGTGGATTCTGAACTGAACGAGTGGAAGAAAATATTGATGAAGATCTACGCAGTGCTCCATGACGCGGAGGACAAGCAGATGACAAACCCCCTGGTGAAGATGTGGCTACACGACCTCAGAGACTTGGCTTATGATGTAGAGGACATCTTGGATGAATTCGCCACCCAAGCTTTGCGACGCAACTTGATCGTGGCTCAACCCCAACCGCCCACTGGTACTGTTCAGagcattttctcttctttgtcTACTAGTCTCACTTTGAGTGCTGCTTGGTCCAATTTAAGTATGGGTTCCAAGATAGAGGAGATCACTGCCAGATTGCAAGATATTTCAGCCCAAAAAAAGCACCTGGATTTAAGAGATGTTTCTGCTGGTTGGTCTGGTAGAAAGAGACTACGGAGACTGCCATCCACTTCTTTGGTGATAGAATCTCGTATTTACGGCAGGGAAACAGAAAAAGCAGCCATACTTGCCATGCTGCTCAAGGATGATCCAAGTGATGATGAAGTCTGCGTGATCCCTATCGTCGGCATGGGAGGTATAGGCAAAACTACTCTTGCTCAACTTGCGTTTAATGACGATAAAGTGAAGGATCATTTTAATTTGCGAGCTTGGGTCTGTGTTTCCGATGATTTTGATGTTTTGAGGGTGACCAAAACTATTCTGCAATCACTTTCTCCACATACACGTTATGCCAACAATCTTAATTTGCTTCAGATTGAGCTCAGGGAGAAACTTTACCGGAAGAAATTTCTTCTTATCTTGGACGACGTTTGGAATGAGAATTTTGATGAATGGGATATTTTGTGCATGCCGATGAGAGCCGGAGCGTCAGGTAGTAAGCTTATTGTCACAACCCGTAATAAAGGGGTTGTATCTGTTACCGGAACTTGTTCAGCTTATCCCCTTCAGGAGTTATCATATGATGATTGTCTATCTTTATTCACCCGACAAGCATTAGGGGCAAGAAACTTTGATGCTTATCCACACCTGAAAGAAGTTGGAGAGGAGATAGTCAGAAGGTGCAAAGGCTTGCCTTTGGCAGCAAAGGCGCTTGGTGGCATGTTGCGCAATCAACTAAATCGCAGAGCATGGGAAGATATATTAAAAAGCAAGATATGGGATCTCCCGGAGGAGAAAAGTCATATTCTTCCGGCCCTCAAGCTAAGCTACCATCATCTTCCTTCTCATTTGAAGCGGTGTTTTGCTTATTGCTCGATATTTCCAAAAGACTATGAATTCGACAAAGATGAATTAATCCTATTATGGATGGCAGAAGGTTTTCTGCAACAACTAAAGGGAGACAACCAGCCTGAGAAGTTAGGTTGTGAGTACTTTGATGATTTATTCTCAAGGTCATTTTTTCAACAGTCAACTCAAAATTCATCTCAATTTTTAATGCATGATCTTATTAACGATCTAGCTCAATCTATTTCCGGAGACatatgctttaattttgatgatgagtTAGAGAATAATAAGCAATCCACGGCTGTTTCAGAGAAGGCTCGTCATTTGTCATTCAATCGTCAACGTTACGAGATGATGAGAAAATTCGAAGCGTTTCATAAGGCTAAGTGTTTGCGGACGTTAGTTGCTTTGCCACTCACTACATTTTCTACATATTTCATTTCAAGTAAGGTGCTAGATGaccttttaaaagaaatgaaatgttTGCGGGTATTGTCATTAAGCGGTTATTTCATAAGTGAGATGTTACCAAATTCCATAGGCGGTTTGAAACATCTGCGCTATTTGAATTTATCTGATTCTTTGATGAATAGGTTACCCGATTCAGTGGGTCATCTTTATAATTTGCAAACACTGATATTACGCAATTGCTATAGACTTGTTGAGTTGCCTATGGGAATTGGAGGCCTCATCAACCTTCGACATGTTGATATTTCTGGTGCAGTTCAACTACAGGAGATGCCCCCTCAAATGGGAAACTTAACCAATTTGCAAACATTATCCGACTTTATTGTGGGCAAAGGTAGCAGGTCGGGTGTCGAAGAATTAAAGAATTTGTTGGGTCTCCAAGGAAAGCTTTCCATTTCAGGGTTGCATAATGTGGTAGATATTCAAGATGCAAGGAGTGTTAATTTACAGAAGAAGCAGAACATCAAAGAGTTAACACTGAAATGGAGCAGTGATTTTGGTGaatcaagaaataaaatgaatgagagGCTTGTTTTAGAGTGGCTACAACCTCATAGAAATCTGGAAAAGCTCACCATTGCATTCTATGGTGGACCAAACTTTCCAAGTTGGATAAAGAATCCCTCATTCCCTTTAATGACACACTTGGTTCTCAAGAATTGCAAGATATGCACATCGTTACCGGCTCTCGGCCAATTATCCTTACTCAAAAACTTGCATATCGAAGGGATGAGTGAAGTTAGAACCATAGATGAGGACTTTTATGGAGGGATTGTCAAGTCTTTTCCATCCTTGGAGTTTCTGAAGTTTGAAAATATGCCAACATGGAAAGATTGGTTTTTTCCAGATGCAGATGAACAAGTGGGACCATTTCCATTCCTTCGAGAACTTACAATAAGGAGATGCTCAAAGCTAG GATTTGCATCTCTTGGTGAATTAAGTTTAGAAGAATGTGAAGGGGTGGTGTTCAGAAGTGGGGTTGATAGTTGTCTTGAGACATTAGCTATTGGACGGTGTCACTGGCTTGTAACGTTGGAGGAGCAAATGCTACCTTGcaaacttaaaattttgaaaatacaaGACTGTGCTAACCTGGAGGAGCTGCCAAACGGATTGCAAAGTCTCATATCTCTCCAAGAGTTGAAATTAGAGAGGTGCCCCAAACTGATTTCATTTCCAGAGGCCGCTTTGTCACCCTTGCTCAGATCTCTGGTGCTGCAGAACTGCCCATCTCTCATATGCTTTCCAAATGGTGAGCTGCCCACCACGCTCAAGCATATGAGGGTTGAAGATTGTGAAAATTTGGAGTCTCTACCAGAGGGAATGATGCACCACAAGTCCTCTTCCACTGTAAGCAAAAACACTTGTTGCCTTGAAAAATTGTGGATAAAGAATTGTTCCTCTCTCAAGTTCTTTCCAACAGGAGAGTTACCCTCCACCCTTGAGCTCCTTTGTATTTGGGGATGCGCAAACTTGGAGTCAATATCAGAGAAAATGTCACCCAATGGCACAGCTCTTGAATATTTAGACATAAGGGGCTATCCAAATCTGAAAATCCTACCAGAATGCCTTACAAGCCTCAAGGAGCTCCACATAGAAGATTGTGGAGGTCTGGAGTGTTTTCCAAAAAGAGGGTTGTCAACCCCCAACCTCATGCACCTTCGTATTTGGAGATGTGTGAATCTCAGGTCCCTTCCACAGCAAATGAAAAACCTCACATCTGTTCACACTCTCAGCATACGGGGTTTTCCAGGAGTGGAATCCTTTCTAGAAGGGGGTTTGCCCCCCAATCTAACATCACTTTACGTTGGATTGTGTCAGAATCTGAAAACACCCATATCTGAATGGGGACTCCTTACCCTCACCtctctttctgaattgtccatttGTGGAGTGTTTCCCAATATGGCTTCTTTTTCGGATGAAGAGAGTCTGCTTCCTCCATCTCTGACCTATCTTTTCATCAGTGAACTGGAATCTTTAACCACCCTGGCTCTCCAAAATCTGGTGTCTCTTACTGAACTAGGTATTGATTGTTGCTGCAAGCTCAGTTCCTTGGAGTTGCCTGCAACACTTGGAAGACTTGAAATCACTGGTTGTCCTATTATAAAAGAAAGCTGCTTAAAGGAGAAGGGAGGATACTGGCCCAACTTCTCCCACATCCCCTGCATTCAAATAGATGGCTCATACATCCATTGA